The Littorina saxatilis isolate snail1 linkage group LG15, US_GU_Lsax_2.0, whole genome shotgun sequence genome contains a region encoding:
- the LOC138948599 gene encoding endothelial differentiation-related factor 1-like — protein sequence MAEADWEEVTVIGHRTKANQLRSKQAINSALRTGADVDTSKKFTAGTNKQSAAAKNTAKLDRETEELHHDHVSLDVCKLIQQGRQNKGFTQKDLAQRINEKQQVINEYESGRAIPNNQVMGKLERAIGIKLRGKDKGQPLGGSK from the exons ATGGCTGAAGCTGACTGGGAAGAGGTAACTGTCATCGGACACAGAACAAAGGCGAATCAGCTCAGGTCCAAGCAG GCAATCAACTCTGCACTGCGGACAGGAGCAGATGTCGATACATCAAAAAAGT TTACAGCTGGGACGAACAAGCAGTCCGCTGCCGCCAAAAACACGGCCAAACTGGACCGAGAGACGGAGGAGCTTCACCACGACCACGTCAGTCTGGATGTCTGCAAACTCATTCAGCAGGGCCGCCAGAACAAGGGGTTTACTCAGAAAGATCTGGCACAG AGAATTAATGAGAAGCAACAAGTGATTAACGAGTATGAATCAGGACGCGCCATCCCCAACAACCAGGTGATGGGGAAGCTTGAGCGAGCTATCG GCATCAAGCTGCGTGGAAAAGACAAAGGCCAGCCGCTTGGGGGATCAAAGTAa